In Staphylococcus saccharolyticus, one genomic interval encodes:
- the lip gene encoding YSIRK-targeted triacylglycerol lipase, with the protein MKTRQNKYSIRKFSVGASSILIAALLFMGGASAQAAEQHQEQGTPDNGIAQSIGDENGKISEQSVTQNHQQVEPREQNADNQNNINSNDEQSSLHNEKQRSKEDSNTEKALQEKPQTNQTQTAVEHYEGQESHKEVPVQDVSQDKPQQEQVQQNNNIKAEDQASHAKAVRANEDVKTKMTKDNDSSASQSTTKQAQGVEKNTESTKASIPTELSQQDKEATHNQQQVEQVTNDKVNSSETHKDINKEVNENTQRVTAKDDATYSLTAKDSKDEPLKVSKKANQVSDKESSSKDGLGALKSNAVATTNKQTAQQLTKNDKDQTNKVAKQHQYKNHDPIILVHGFNGFTDDINPAVLTHYWGGDKMNIRQDLEENGYEAYEASISAFGSNYDRAVELYYYIKGGRVDYGAAHAAKYGHERYGKTYEGVYKDWKPGQKVHLVGHSMGGQTIRQLEELLRHGSPEEIEYQKEHGGEISPLFQGGHDNMVSSITTLGTPHNGTHASDLFGNEALVRQMVFDLGKKFGNKDSRVDFGLSQWGLKQKPGESYIDYVKRVQNSKLWKSKDNGFNDLTRDGATDLNRKTSLNPNIVYKTYTGEATHKTLSGRQKADFNLFLPFALTANLIGKATEQEWRENDGLVSVISSQHPFNQKYVEATDKNQKGIWQVTPVKHGWDHVDLVGQDSSDTARTREELQQFWHELADDLVQSEQLTSTN; encoded by the coding sequence TTGAAAACAAGACAAAATAAGTATAGTATACGTAAGTTTAGTGTAGGCGCGTCATCAATTCTAATAGCAGCATTGTTATTTATGGGTGGTGCTTCAGCGCAAGCAGCAGAACAACATCAGGAACAGGGAACTCCTGATAACGGGATAGCGCAATCTATTGGGGATGAAAATGGAAAAATAAGTGAACAATCAGTGACTCAAAATCATCAACAAGTTGAGCCACGAGAGCAAAATGCTGACAATCAAAATAACATCAATTCTAATGATGAACAATCAAGCTTACATAATGAAAAACAACGTAGCAAAGAGGATTCAAACACTGAAAAAGCATTACAAGAAAAACCTCAAACTAATCAAACACAAACTGCAGTAGAGCATTATGAGGGTCAAGAAAGTCATAAAGAGGTGCCAGTTCAGGACGTTTCTCAAGATAAACCACAACAAGAACAAGTACAACAAAATAACAATATTAAAGCAGAGGATCAAGCTTCACACGCTAAAGCAGTGCGAGCTAATGAAGATGTAAAGACTAAAATGACTAAAGACAATGATTCTAGTGCCTCACAGTCAACAACTAAACAAGCACAAGGCGTTGAAAAGAATACCGAATCAACAAAGGCATCTATACCAACAGAGCTATCTCAACAGGATAAAGAGGCAACTCACAATCAACAACAGGTAGAACAAGTAACAAATGATAAGGTCAACTCATCAGAAACACATAAAGATATAAATAAAGAAGTTAATGAAAATACTCAACGGGTGACAGCTAAAGATGATGCAACGTATAGTTTGACTGCAAAAGATTCTAAAGACGAGCCTTTAAAAGTAAGTAAAAAGGCAAATCAAGTTTCTGATAAAGAGTCATCTTCTAAAGATGGTTTAGGTGCTTTGAAAAGTAATGCAGTAGCTACAACGAATAAACAAACTGCACAACAACTGACTAAGAACGATAAAGATCAAACAAATAAAGTAGCAAAACAACATCAATACAAAAATCATGATCCGATTATCCTAGTACATGGGTTTAATGGATTTACAGATGATATCAATCCAGCAGTATTAACGCATTACTGGGGTGGCGATAAAATGAATATTCGCCAAGATTTAGAAGAAAATGGTTATGAAGCATATGAGGCAAGCATTAGTGCTTTCGGTAGTAACTATGATCGTGCAGTAGAGTTGTATTACTACATTAAAGGCGGTCGTGTAGATTACGGTGCGGCACATGCGGCTAAATATGGTCATGAACGTTATGGAAAAACTTATGAAGGCGTTTATAAAGACTGGAAACCAGGTCAAAAAGTTCATTTAGTAGGACATAGCATGGGTGGTCAAACAATTCGTCAATTAGAAGAATTACTTAGACACGGTAGTCCTGAAGAAATCGAATATCAAAAGGAACATGGTGGCGAAATTTCTCCATTATTCCAAGGTGGCCATGACAACATGGTTTCTTCTATAACTACACTTGGTACGCCGCATAATGGTACACATGCATCTGATTTATTTGGTAATGAAGCATTAGTTCGCCAAATGGTATTTGATTTAGGTAAAAAATTTGGTAACAAAGATTCTCGTGTAGACTTCGGTTTATCACAATGGGGGTTAAAACAAAAACCTGGTGAATCTTACATTGATTATGTTAAACGTGTACAAAACTCTAAATTATGGAAATCTAAAGATAATGGTTTCAATGATTTAACACGTGATGGAGCAACAGATTTAAATCGCAAAACATCGTTAAATCCTAATATTGTCTATAAAACTTATACAGGTGAAGCAACTCATAAAACACTATCAGGTAGACAAAAAGCTGATTTCAATTTATTCCTTCCATTTGCTTTAACTGCAAATTTAATAGGTAAAGCTACAGAACAGGAATGGAGAGAAAATGATGGACTTGTATCAGTTATTTCTTCACAACATCCATTCAACCAAAAATATGTTGAAGCAACAGATAAAAATCAAAAAGGTATATGGCAAGTAACACCAGTAAAACATGGTTGGGATCATGTTGATTTAGTAGGACAAGATAGTTCTGATACAGCACGTACTAGAGAAGAATTACAACAATTTTGGCATGAGTTAGCAGATGATTTAGTACAAAGTGAACAATTAACATCAACAAATTAA
- the icaD gene encoding intracellular adhesion protein IcaD: protein MVKPRQRKYPTVKSSLNLVRESLFIAISCTFWIYCIVAMVVYIGILINSQIESVITIRITLNVENTEIYNIFGLMGIFTFIIFIFFTISIISEKLYERS from the coding sequence ATGGTCAAGCCCAGACAGAGGAAATATCCAACAGTAAAATCGTCATTGAATCTAGTTAGGGAGAGCTTGTTCATTGCGATATCTTGTACGTTTTGGATTTATTGTATTGTCGCCATGGTCGTATATATTGGTATACTTATTAATTCACAAATTGAAAGTGTCATTACAATTCGTATCACTTTAAACGTAGAAAATACAGAAATTTATAATATATTTGGTCTAATGGGTATCTTTACATTTATTATTTTTATCTTTTTTACTATAAGTATCATTTCCGAAAAATTGTATGAAAGGTCGTGA
- the hisA gene encoding 1-(5-phosphoribosyl)-5-((5-phosphoribosylamino)methylideneamino)imidazole-4-carboxamide isomerase: MIELWPAIDLINSTSVRLTEGKYTSEEKVEKTVEESIQFYSQFECVTRIHIIDLIGAKTKEATEFNYIQSLRKLTLKPIEVGGGIRSKQTIENYINSVIDYCILGTQGIQDVEWLARMTQHFPNKIYVSVDAFGVEIKINGWEEDAKLNLFDYVAKIEHLPLGGIIYTDISKDGKLEGANFELTGRLAHTTYLPVIASGGIRHQADLQQLEVLNVHAAIVGKAIHQNAFWEGLS; the protein is encoded by the coding sequence ATGATTGAATTATGGCCAGCCATCGATTTGATTAATTCAACAAGTGTCCGATTGACTGAAGGTAAATATACTTCAGAAGAAAAAGTGGAGAAAACAGTGGAAGAAAGTATCCAGTTTTATAGTCAATTTGAATGTGTAACACGTATTCATATTATTGATTTAATTGGAGCTAAAACAAAAGAAGCGACAGAATTTAATTATATCCAATCATTAAGAAAACTTACCCTTAAACCTATAGAAGTAGGTGGAGGTATTCGCTCAAAACAAACGATTGAAAATTATATTAACTCAGTAATCGATTATTGTATTTTGGGCACGCAAGGTATCCAAGACGTTGAGTGGTTAGCACGTATGACACAACATTTTCCAAACAAAATATATGTGTCTGTAGATGCTTTTGGAGTGGAAATAAAAATTAATGGATGGGAAGAGGACGCCAAACTTAATTTATTTGATTATGTTGCTAAGATTGAGCATTTACCATTAGGGGGCATTATTTATACAGATATTTCAAAAGATGGCAAACTCGAAGGAGCTAACTTTGAATTGACAGGTCGACTAGCTCATACAACATATTTACCTGTGATTGCTTCAGGAGGAATTAGACATCAAGCAGACTTACAACAATTAGAGGTGTTGAATGTTCACGCTGCCATTGTAGGTAAAGCTATACATCAGAATGCATTTTGGGAGGGATTATCTTGA
- the icaR gene encoding ica operon transcriptional regulator IcaR, with amino-acid sequence MKDKIIDNAITLFSEKGYDGTTLDDISRSVNIKKASLYYHYTNKEEIYRKSVENCFNYFLTFILKNRDDNYSIDGLYQFLFKFIFDVDERYIKLYVQLSNAPEALSSEINDYLKEVNETINSEIIKYYDPSYISMDKEDFKNLIFLFLESWYLRASFSQRYGGIEDSKNNFKDEVCSLLNVFLKK; translated from the coding sequence TTGAAAGATAAGATTATTGATAATGCAATAACCTTATTTTCTGAAAAGGGGTACGACGGTACAACGCTTGATGACATCTCAAGAAGCGTTAATATTAAAAAAGCCAGTCTTTATTATCATTATACAAATAAAGAAGAGATATATCGCAAAAGTGTAGAAAACTGTTTTAACTACTTTTTAACTTTTATTCTCAAGAATCGTGACGATAATTACTCAATTGATGGACTTTATCAGTTTTTATTTAAGTTTATATTTGATGTCGATGAAAGGTATATCAAATTATATGTTCAATTATCCAATGCACCAGAAGCATTGTCTTCAGAGATTAATGACTATCTCAAAGAAGTAAATGAAACAATAAATAGTGAAATTATAAAATATTATGATCCCTCCTATATATCTATGGATAAAGAAGATTTTAAAAATTTGATTTTCCTTTTTCTTGAGAGTTGGTATTTACGAGCCTCTTTTTCACAGAGATACGGGGGTATTGAAGATAGTAAGAATAACTTCAAAGATGAAGTGTGTTCGTTGTTAAATGTATTTTTAAAAAAATAA
- the icaC gene encoding polysaccharide intercellular adhesin biosynthesis/export protein IcaC — protein MKKIRLELIYLRAFICVIIIVTHLLTQITLEHKNLSGSSLILQYYIRNIVIFGTPNFIVLSQLLTTLNYKKVSKHYLISRFKYIFIPYLLVGVFYCYSESLLTASSFKKQFIENVVLGQWYGYFIIIMQFFVLSYLIYKVNYKLFNSKLLLLSSLIVQQSYLYHFIYNDYFHKLVTHYYPLSENTMFLGWIFYFFLGGYIGYNYESILSFLEKYLIIVIMLALGAYVLFISISGEDYWNVTSFTYTLTLYNSLMFFVLVGICMHFKTMLLNTIKAISAFSFFIYLLHPIILDSLFAYTNIFEDSTIVFLAISLLMILGICIGFGMMLREFYIFRFVIGKQPYKLQLNHYQPSWKSC, from the coding sequence ATGAAGAAAATTAGACTTGAATTAATATATTTACGTGCGTTTATTTGTGTCATTATAATTGTGACGCACTTATTGACACAAATCACACTAGAGCACAAAAACTTATCGGGTAGCTCTTTAATATTACAATATTATATCCGTAATATTGTTATTTTTGGAACTCCAAATTTTATTGTATTATCACAATTATTAACTACATTAAATTATAAAAAGGTAAGCAAACATTACTTAATATCGCGATTTAAATATATTTTTATCCCCTATCTTTTAGTAGGTGTTTTTTATTGTTATAGCGAATCGTTATTAACCGCTTCCTCTTTTAAAAAACAATTCATTGAAAATGTCGTTTTGGGACAGTGGTATGGTTATTTCATTATTATCATGCAGTTCTTCGTCTTATCATATTTAATATATAAAGTGAATTACAAATTATTTAATAGCAAGCTTCTATTGTTATCGTCCTTGATTGTTCAACAAAGTTATTTATATCATTTTATTTATAATGATTATTTTCACAAATTGGTGACACATTATTATCCATTAAGTGAAAATACGATGTTCTTAGGTTGGATTTTTTATTTCTTTTTAGGTGGATATATTGGTTATAATTATGAAAGTATTTTATCTTTCTTGGAAAAGTATTTAATTATCGTTATTATGTTAGCGCTTGGTGCATATGTTTTATTTATTTCTATTTCTGGTGAAGATTATTGGAATGTTACAAGTTTTACTTATACTTTGACACTTTACAATAGTCTTATGTTCTTTGTATTAGTTGGTATTTGCATGCATTTTAAAACAATGCTATTAAATACTATTAAAGCAATTAGTGCATTTTCATTCTTTATTTACTTATTGCACCCTATTATTTTAGATTCACTCTTTGCTTACACTAATATTTTTGAAGATAGCACTATTGTCTTTTTAGCGATATCATTGTTGATGATTCTCGGAATCTGCATTGGTTTTGGTATGATGTTACGTGAATTTTATATTTTCAGGTTCGTTATTGGCAAACAACCGTATAAGCTACAGCTTAATCATTACCAACCTAGCTGGAAGTCATGCTAA
- a CDS encoding cell surface protein has translation MKKITLVGRAVLAGTIALSGVASIASANEMHQTSTSTYQQKVDALNHLKSKKQISNKEYQKRMEALKEYDKHGRTNMGMRPYGGFPPKGMTNHQYVELEKKVDNDYTMSTKEFEKKSIKKHKILQINMA, from the coding sequence ATGAAGAAAATTACTTTAGTTGGTAGAGCAGTATTAGCAGGTACAATTGCTTTATCAGGAGTCGCAAGTATTGCAAGTGCAAACGAAATGCATCAAACTAGCACTTCTACTTACCAACAAAAGGTGGATGCGCTTAATCATCTTAAAAGTAAAAAACAAATTAGCAATAAAGAATATCAAAAGAGAATGGAAGCTTTAAAAGAGTATGATAAACATGGACGTACAAATATGGGCATGAGACCTTATGGTGGTTTTCCACCTAAAGGTATGACAAATCATCAATATGTTGAACTAGAGAAAAAAGTTGATAATGATTATACAATGTCTACAAAAGAATTTGAAAAAAAGTCGATAAAGAAACACAAAATATTGCAAATAAATATGGCGTAA
- a CDS encoding MFS transporter, whose translation MKDNKMMFVIFMIGTFTVGMAEYVVTGLLTQIAGDMKVSISSAGLLISVYAISVALIGPLMRIFTMKVHAHRLLPILVAIFIVSNLVGMLAPNFNVLLLSRLMSAAMHAPFFGVCMSVAAAVAPPAKKPQAIALVQSGLTIAVMVGVPFGSFLGGFANWRVVFGVMTVLAIITMLGMIKFVSHVSLSAEANISKELTVFKNPHILIVIAIIVFGYSGVFTTYTFMEPMIRDFSPFKTVGLTACLFMFGLGGVIGNLITGSVPEHKLTKNLYLTFLLLLVTIVLFVTVVQSSILALIICFLFGFGTFGTTPLLNSKIILSAKEAPLLASTLAASIFNVANFLGAIIGSILLSIGLPYIQITLISGGIIVFGMILNLINHLYEKRHITFNN comes from the coding sequence ATGAAAGATAACAAGATGATGTTCGTAATTTTTATGATAGGAACATTTACAGTAGGGATGGCGGAATATGTAGTAACAGGTTTACTTACTCAAATAGCTGGAGACATGAAAGTATCTATTTCAAGTGCAGGTTTACTTATTAGTGTTTATGCCATCAGTGTCGCATTAATAGGTCCTTTAATGAGAATTTTCACTATGAAAGTTCATGCACATCGTTTGTTACCGATTTTAGTTGCAATTTTTATAGTAAGTAATCTAGTAGGTATGTTAGCACCAAATTTCAATGTATTATTATTATCAAGACTAATGTCTGCAGCAATGCATGCACCATTCTTTGGAGTTTGTATGAGTGTTGCGGCAGCTGTTGCTCCTCCTGCTAAGAAACCACAAGCCATCGCGCTTGTTCAATCAGGTTTAACAATCGCAGTAATGGTAGGTGTACCATTTGGCTCATTTTTAGGTGGATTTGCAAATTGGAGAGTTGTCTTTGGTGTTATGACAGTGTTAGCAATCATCACTATGTTGGGAATGATAAAGTTTGTCTCACACGTTTCTTTAAGTGCAGAGGCAAATATTTCTAAAGAATTAACAGTATTTAAGAACCCACATATTTTAATTGTGATTGCAATCATTGTTTTTGGCTACTCAGGTGTATTTACAACTTATACATTTATGGAGCCAATGATACGAGATTTTTCACCGTTTAAGACTGTAGGTCTAACTGCTTGTTTATTTATGTTTGGTTTAGGTGGAGTAATAGGAAATTTAATTACTGGTAGTGTGCCAGAACATAAATTAACTAAGAATTTATATCTAACGTTTTTACTATTATTGGTAACAATCGTTCTATTTGTAACTGTTGTTCAGAGTTCAATATTAGCACTAATCATTTGCTTTTTATTCGGCTTCGGTACGTTTGGTACCACACCATTACTAAATAGTAAAATTATTTTAAGTGCAAAAGAAGCGCCTCTTCTTGCAAGTACATTAGCAGCTTCTATCTTTAACGTTGCTAATTTCCTTGGTGCAATTATTGGCTCTATACTGTTATCAATAGGTTTGCCATATATACAAATTACATTAATATCTGGTGGAATCATAGTATTTGGTATGATTCTTAATCTTATTAATCATCTTTATGAAAAGAGACATATTACATTCAATAACTAA